Below is a window of Halolamina sp. CBA1230 DNA.
GGGTTGGCGCGCCCACGGTAAAAAACGGCGTCGGGTGGCGGCGTTACTCGTTCGCGATCTCGCGGACCCGTTCGGTGCCGGCGTCGGCGTAGCCGCCGTGGAAACAGATCGTGTGGTCGAACTCGAGTTCGCCCAGCAGCGCGACCGACTTCATCGCCCGATCCATGTCGGGGGTGTGCTGCTCGGCCGGCCCCTGGAGCTCGCCGTCGGCGGCGGTCAGCGCGTCGCCCGCGATCAGCAGGTCCGCCTCGGGGAGGTGGAACGAACTGTGCCCGGGTGCGTGGCCGAACGTCTCGACCAGTTCGAGCGGGCCGGCGAGCGTACTGAAGCCGACGCCGTCGAGCACCTCCACGTCGACGCGGGCCGGCGGGTAGCGCTCGTCCTCCGACTTCACTGGGAACTTCCGGCCGTCGACGTAGGGGGCCTCGGCCCAGTGAGCGAACGTGGGGGCGTCGTTCGTGCGGTCCTGCACGGTCGCGAGCGCGCCGGCGTGATCGCCGTCGTGGTGGGTCAGCACCACGAAGCGGACGTCGCCGAAGTCGAACCCGTGCTCCCCGAGCGCGGTCTCGAGCGCGTCGGCGTGGCCCGGCAGCGTCGTGTCGAACAGGATCAGCCCTTCCTCGGTCTCGACGGCCGTCGGCGTGAACGTCCGCTCGGCGCCGCCGAGTTCGAGCGTCACGGGCAGGCTATAAACGTGGTCGGAAATCTCCATACCCGCCGTTGGGTCCGCGGGGTGGTAGAATTGGCGGTGGGTCCCACAACGGGGACGGCGTCGGGGGTCGCAGGCGGTGTTCCCGTTCGAACCTGCCGTCGACGGCGCCCTCGTAGTCGGCGTCGGGTAGTGCTCGACAAAGTGATTTCTGCGGTTACGTCGTCGCAGAACGCGTCGTGTTCTGGTTGGCAAATAGAGCGAAGCTCTCGTCGACGTCGGCCCAGCCGAGAGATACGTGTCCGGACCGCAGGTCACCGAATCCCCAGATAGCGGGCGAGTCGCAACAGGATGCTGTCGCCGTCCGGGACGTCGCTGCTCCGGGGGCGACTCGTCTCGTGAGCGGTGGACTCCGTCTGGCTCACCGTGAGCGTCGACTCGTCGTCGTGCTCGACCGGTTCCCGTGCTCGTTCGGAGCTGTCGGTGGACATGGGTGCTGGGCCGCGAGGCACCTTCCAATAACGTACTATCCCCTTGAAAACCTACGTCAGACGCTTGTTAGACGCCGTCTCCGTCTGACGCGTGGCATGCCACCCCGTCGAGCCGTCGCCGCGGATCTGCCTACCGAGCCGTCGCCGGTGCCACCGCGGTAGCGGACCGCCGCGCCCCCGTTCGCTACTCGGCGAACGTGCCGACGGAGCCGAACGCTCCGTCACCCTCGCGAACCGCCTCGGCTATCCCCCGGTAGTCCACGTCGTCGGGCATCTCCTGAGGGTACTTCCGCTGGAAGAAGCTCACCACGTTCTCCACGTCGCGTTCGAGCAGTTCGTCGGCGTTCTCGTGGTCGGTCGCGACCGCCTGCGGCCAGTCGAACACCGTCACGCCGCTCTCGGCGACGGCAACGTTGTGCTGGCTCATGTCGGCGTGGACGTACCCCGCCTCGTAGGCGTCGCGGATCTCCCGCAGCACGAGATCGCAGACGCCGACGGCCTGCTCGTCGGGGACCGAGGCCCGCTGCAGTTCGACGCCCGCGAACTTCTCCATCAGGATCGCGTGGCGGTTCTGATCGACGGGTCGCGGGACGGACACGTCGGGGTAGAGATCGGTGAGCACCTCGTGTTCCCGCTCGGCGGCTTTCCGAGCGGTGTAGAACCACGAGACGTGGTTGCGGTCGGCGGTGTACTCCCGCTCTTTGTCGACTTTCCGGAACTCGGTGTAGCCTTCGCGGTGGAACTTCAGCGCCATCGGCTCGTACGACTGCACCTCGTACACGTCGCTCTCCTTCCCGACGCCGAGGGAGGCGCCCATCCCCTCGATGGTGCCGCGCTCGGAGAACGCCCGCAGCGCGAGGCAGTCGTACCCCTCGAACGTGAGGCGGTACCCCTCGTACTGGATCGTCTTGCGCTCGATCAGTTCGCGGTCGGCACAGCGGTCGATCCGGTAGTCGACCTCCTCGGCGGGCATGTCGGCGTAGTCGGGGAGCTTCTCGCGCTGGACCCACTCCGAGAAGCGCATCCCCTGTTCGAGCCCGGAGAGGAGGTAGAAGTCCTCGGGCTCGAGTTCGGCCATCACGCTCGCGACGTTGCCGACCATACGCGTGCTGGGTGGCCCGTGGGAAAAAGGGTGCCGCGTCGGCCCCGCCCGCGTTTCTGGACCTGCAACCCGCCGTCGGTGACTAAGCCGCCGTCGTGTCTCCTCCCTGCCGATGTCGCCCTCCATCCGCCGAACGTTCGGGCCGCCGCCGCGCGGCCGCCGGATCGCCCTCGCGGTGAGCATCGTCGCCGGCCTACTGCTCCCCGTCTACTTCCTCGGCGTCGCCGAGAGCTCCTACCTCGCGCGGGACTTCCACGCCTACCACGCCGCGGCCGAGGCCGCCCTCGCGGGCCGGCCGTTCGTCGGCGTCGACTCGGGCTACCCCGGCGCCGAGTACGTCTACCCGCCGGTCGCCGTCCTGCTGTTCCTCCCCCAGGCGGCGGCCGGCGGGTGGCTGACGGCGTTCG
It encodes the following:
- a CDS encoding MBL fold metallo-hydrolase encodes the protein MEISDHVYSLPVTLELGGAERTFTPTAVETEEGLILFDTTLPGHADALETALGEHGFDFGDVRFVVLTHHDGDHAGALATVQDRTNDAPTFAHWAEAPYVDGRKFPVKSEDERYPPARVDVEVLDGVGFSTLAGPLELVETFGHAPGHSSFHLPEADLLIAGDALTAADGELQGPAEQHTPDMDRAMKSVALLGELEFDHTICFHGGYADAGTERVREIANE
- a CDS encoding serine/threonine-protein kinase RIO2; translation: MVGNVASVMAELEPEDFYLLSGLEQGMRFSEWVQREKLPDYADMPAEEVDYRIDRCADRELIERKTIQYEGYRLTFEGYDCLALRAFSERGTIEGMGASLGVGKESDVYEVQSYEPMALKFHREGYTEFRKVDKEREYTADRNHVSWFYTARKAAEREHEVLTDLYPDVSVPRPVDQNRHAILMEKFAGVELQRASVPDEQAVGVCDLVLREIRDAYEAGYVHADMSQHNVAVAESGVTVFDWPQAVATDHENADELLERDVENVVSFFQRKYPQEMPDDVDYRGIAEAVREGDGAFGSVGTFAE